The region TCATTcttcgaaaataaaaataaaaaacaaatccaagtttgtatttcttttcttttggaaTATGAGCTCTTCTACTTCTACTTTATTTATCTACATGTGGTCTTCTTTTTAGATAAGGACGAACATATCCGTCCTCGGACAAACTCAAATAGTTCGTTTCAAGACATTCGTGGTCGAGAATGGGAAAAGGCGACGGTGattgaatttttgaaaaaaatatattcggTTTTTCGGATTTAAGGGCATTTTAGGTATTTTGAATTCTTTGGATACTTTAAATATGTGAGACGATATGaaatgtgttttatttttattttttaatgccACATCTGCGAGTGCTAATGGTGTTAGGCAAAAAATGACAGTAGGGAATTTACTgactttaaaattaaactcGGATAAGTTACACGCGAAAATTGATTCTTAAGAATGGTagtgataaaattgaaaggacCCAAAATTAGGAACGGCCGGtgaatttaagcctaacttttgagACTTCTATTTTTCTAGCTTTATAGGTCAATTACGTATTTACTCAAACATAACTCACTAACTGGACCAAAATTTGAGATATAAATGTTGGAAGAATCGAGTGATTTCAAAGCTCGTGTTAGATAACAGACACGTCTACAACTCATGCTCATTTTTGGGtatggttttttattttttaactccAACTCATACCTACTTCCTATCCCGTTTCTTTATTTGTGGATAGTAACAATTCATTTCCTCACACAAGCGCTCTCCCCTccttaaattatcaaaaaaaaaacaactcaCTTCTTGGTATGCACTATTTACATAAAccttttttttggttaattgaatatttatttttttaattacaatttatatagctaattttgtaaatattcattttgatccaacttttcattaaataccaattaaatttataataatgtaatccaaaattatttttattggttaaaataaaacaaataaattaaattatttaaattaaatatataaaatttaaacaatatattttttatttaaacataaaaattacgTTACATTAAACATTACATTACATTAAATATTGAAGCGGGTAGATAAATATTATAAGTAAACTAATCCTACaacgaaaattaaaataatagttaataaacaacattaaacataaatatagaTGAGGATGTatgtgtttaaaatataaatatagatgtgAAATGTTAAATGGTTAAATGTAgtagtattaaatataaaagagaaTATTTTTTTGGTATGAAAAATGAGGTAATGGATTGGAGTAAAAACACTCTAATAAATTCAAAAGTGTGTAAATGAAACTCAAAAAAGGATTTTGGGTTGGAGATGCCCTTAAGTGCATGTCATCAAAATATAACTATTCGATAATTGAGAAACAAGTAGACCTATAGATTCTATTATACTAAATCAAGGGAGTTTAAGATAAAGTTTGCATAGTAACCAAAAATAGGTACAAACTAGTTAAACACAGCAAAGTTCAGTACCAATAGCACGGATTGAAGTCCAAGACTTTAAAGATCTTGAGTATAAATCTCACCttgaacaaaattttaaaaatccatACGATTATTGACAAAGAAGGTTGTTGTTcgaaaattgaaaacaaaagactACAAAACTAAGAGCTATGAACATCGGCTGGATCATCGTTCCGTCAATATAAAGAAAATGTACATTATTGGAAATAATAGATGTATATCGTGCATTCGATTGCTGATAACAAAGtacaaaaattgtttttttggtAAAATCTATTTATAAGCATTATAATTTTAAAGCAGATTTTTACGGATGTGTTCATACTCAATGACGATAATCACAGAGAAATCGTCCAATTTAAGAtgaataatttctaaaaaaaataactcaatTTGGACTTAATTGaatgttttcaaaattttgtaatccatttatgattttacaaaatgattttggtatttgtataaaataattcaatttttttttaaaattcatacatGATGCTGACGTGACACttattcattggttaaaaatgacttcTACCTCaacaaattgcaccaatgaatgaaTGTCACGttagcaccgtgtatgaatatATGAAATAATGAAAATTGAAGGGATAAGTGTccaaaaagtaaatttaaagggtgtatttgtttgattttaaaacaacgagggtttaaatattcaattttaaaagtatgagggtttaattgtatcaaaaaaagtaaaaaggcTGATCTACTTTTGAGGAAAAGTCGAGGGTATTTTTATGCATTTTACCTAAAAAGAAAGAGAATTTGTAAAGAAACGACAACGTTTAGAGGCTCCCTCGCCAGCACTGTTTATTGGGTTAAGCTGCTGATTTTGGCAACAGAAGCATCTCCAACACTTGACTTGTTATATCACTCCATTAAGTGAATGATCTGACTTTTGTAAGTTCTCCACAATCATTCTCAATTTCATCACATATTTGCAATTCAGTTGATTTCatattagaattattttttgTGTAGAAGTCTAATTCTTGATTCATTCCAACTAATTGTCTTGAATAAATGTGTGATGATTATAATGATGATAATCATAAGTTTAGATACATAGATTATTATGAACATGTGCATTTGAAAACAATCTCACTAGTTGATTTTGTGGTTTGCTAATTTATCCATTTTAGCTATATAAAGCTGTTCTGAGGTGTTTGTGagattatggattatcaatcaAAAATTCCACCACATGTGTTGACTGAAGATGAGGCGTGGGCTTTATTCAAAACAACTGCCCATCTAGATGATCACTCGTCCGATGTGGCAAAGATGGTCTTAAAGCAGTGTAGTCGTTTGCCTTTGGTGATTATGTCTGTAGGAAATGCTCTGAGAGATAAGCCTGTAGGAGCATGTCAGCAAGCCTTTGAAAAACTTCGAGATGGCGAATGTCTAGAAATTCAAGATTCGGATATAGAAGAAATGGCTTATAGAAGTTTGAAGTTCAGTTTTGATGAATTGCCGCGAGAAGAAACGAAGAGATGTTTGATTTTGTGCTCTCTGTTTCCGAAAGATCGAGACGTTTGTGTTGAAGATTTGACTAGATATGCACTTGGCTTGCGCTTGTATCAACATTCTCAATCGATTAAAGATGTGTCGAATGAAGTTCTTGATGCAATTCGCGAGCTCAAATGTTCTTATTTTTTGTTAGAAGGTGATACTAAAGGACATGTGAAAATGGACAGGTTGGTTCATGACGTAGTCGTCTTGATTGGGAAAAGATATTCGGTGGTTACAGATTCCAAAATGGAGGAGAAGTTTATTGCAGGTGGTGGCACTGGGTTCAACGAGTGGCCAACTGATGAAAGATTCAGAGATTATGCAGCTCTCTCTTTCTTGGATAATGAAATAGCGCGGCTTCCGGATAAATTGCCGTGCCCAAAGTTGGAAATGTTACTGTTGTCCAGACGGGCGCTTTCTCCAGAAGGCTATACAAGCTCTCATCAAGAGTGTACAGATGTTCCGGATGGATGTATTGAAGGAATGGAGAAGCTTAAAATTTTATCGCTAACCCGTGGGAACCTCTCAGTATATTCACTAAAAAGCTTAACAAATCTTCATATTCTAGAGCTAAAGTATTGCAACTTCACCTTGGCAGGAAATTCTACCGCTGACAATTCTTCATTGCGAAATCTGAAGAAACTTGAGATTCTGAGCTTTTACGGTTCTGAAATTAGTGAGTTACCCAATGAGCTAGGAGAACTGGAGAATTTGAAACTGTTAGAGCTAACAAATTGTTATGGTCTAGATAGGATTTCTTCAAATATGATAAGAAAATTATCCAAACTTGAAGAATTACATGTTGGAGTCTTTGAAGATTGGGATGTCCAACTGCTGCTGGAGCTGAATTCACTGCACCACTTGGACATTTTGTCGTTGGCATATCGCATAAGCTTTCCAGAAAGCTTTGTTTTCTCCAGCTTGACAGCGTATCATCTGCACATATGTGATTGTGAGTGCCCGAGATTCCTGTCTAGGCTCAGATATCCAACCTCGAGAATAATTTGCATCATCGCAACTGAAGAAATCGTTGATGCTTGTGAGGAGCTATTCGCGAATGTATACAATCTTCATATAGAATGCAGCGATACATGTTTCCAGAACATGGTTCCCGACATATCTCCCATGGGCTTTCAAGAGCTGCATCGCCTTGAGCTTTATGGCTGTGAGATGGAATGCCTCATTAGTACCACAAAGCAGCAGCAACAACAGGTAGCAGAAAATGCATTCTCACATATGGTGGAGCTAGAAATTGGTAACACGACTTTGAAAGAATTATGCGATGGTCTGCCACCAAAGAGATTCTTAGAGAATTTGCATACGCTAACTATATCTTACTGTGAACAAATGAACACCATATTTCCAGCAAAGTTGCTTCGAGGAGTGAAAAAATTAGAAAGTGTGATGGTTGAAGATTGCGACAATTTGCAATACGTGTTCCAACTAGAAGAATTCGATCAAGTAGACGAGCAGTTCGCACGCCTAACAAGTCTAGAGCTGAAAAATACAGATAAATTGTTGTTCATATGGAATGGGCCTACCCGTCTTGTAAATCTCAAAAGTCTCACTCGTTTGATCCTTTGGAATTGTGGGAGCCTGATCTCTGTTTTTTCACCATCTGTTGCTCAAAGTCTAGTGCATCTGGAAAAACTCGATATAGGAGGCTGTGCTAAGCTCGAGCATATAATCACCGAAGTAGTGGACGATGAGGAGCCATTGAAAGGCCATCCTCCATCCTACCTCCAAAATTTGAAGGTAGTCCAAATAGAAAGCTGCAATAGGTTGCTATATGTTTTGCCGATCTCAATGGCTCAAGACCTTATGAAACTCGAAGAGATAATCATATCCGATGCTGCTCAACTAAACCAAGTGTTTGGTAATTGCAAGGGACCAAGTTTGCTCTCTAGGCATGCAAACGATAATCCACTACTCCCTGTACCAAGAAAACTAGAAATCAAAGACCCGTACTGGTTCTCAAGGAATAATGCAGTGGTACTTCCATCTTTAAGCCGTGTGCAAATCGAGAAATGTCCCCAGTTAGCCATGAATTCTCTTTTATGGGCTCTTCCAGAGGTACATTTCATTGCTTAGCACTGTCTGTTTAAGCTATTGCGCATGCTTCTATATCTAGTACTGCAGCAAAcactaattattattattttctttaattgttatttatctataatgcTACTATATGTGTTAGTTTCTTAGAAAAAAGATGGTGCAGGCTTCAAGAGATTCAGAACAGCAAAAAGTTTCATATGCCGAAAGGATACCTCTGGAAACTCTAGATTTAAAAGGACTGTCGCAATTGGAGCACATCATTGCAGTGGAAGATGACGATGTTGAAAAGGGTCTGAGCTCATTAAAGACTCATTTTCAAGCTATCTCCTTCAGTTCCTTGCAAAAACTTAGAATCACCGAGTGcaataaattgaaaattcttTTGCCTGTGGAAATTGCTCGAGATCTTCAGCTTCTGACAGAGATTTACGTAAAATCATGTAACCAATTGGTGGCAATATTTGGAAATGAAGATCAGGCACACATTGATGCCATGGAAGAGATCACTTTTCCTAAGCTATTAGAATTATGTTTGGAAGAGTTACCAAACCTCATCACATTCGGTCCGCAAGAATACCATTTCGTATTCTCGTCTCTAGAATGTTTAAGAGTCGAAACATGTCCAAAGATGACAACAAGGTTTACTACTGCAGCAGGATGCTACCATTCATACCCAATCAGAGGTATATAAATACTGAATGGTTCAATTCATTCGTAAAGTAACATTTCTTCATTGCATCTGTTCATGCATGAAATTCACATCTGCTcacaatttgttttgtatttccTAAATTGtgattatttttcttctttaatcTCTTTCAGTTTCAACCTAAATTAGTTGTTGGGAAAAGTTTCTAATTGATGCTATCTATTTCAAGTTCACCTACCTATGTTAGTTAACATGATCTTTTTTCTATTAAGCCTAATATTCTAGAATTGCATGAATTTAAGTGAACTTTATCAGTTTTCTCAAAAACATTAGTTTTGTCCATGAATACCCTCAACTTGCACAACTTTAGTAAGTTTAGCAATCAATCTAGCTAGATGAACTTTAACATCTCGTGCATTTCCTTTGTTGATCGGCTAATAGCTTTAGTGGTGGTCACGGTTCAAAAGCTAACTTCCTGTTCGGAAAACTGCGAGGTCACGGTTCCATATAAATTGTAACTGGCCGGTTCCGGTTCATTCAAAAaagttaatatattaaattaaacgtTAAGGTAGGTGATTgattttacttaaattgtgAAATCGAATATGTCCCATCGGATCTGGTACAAAAGAAAGACGAATCAGTTCAGATCTCTTTGTGCCCAATTTTGGGTTTGAGAAGTTCCCTACCCGGCCCTTGACCACCTCTAactagtttttaatttttttttataattgaacagGGAAACGCtcgtgggaggaattgaactcaACCTTAACATAATGTTATCCAGCGCCTATACAATTTGAACTATAGTTTTGAGGAAATTACGTGGTCTACGCTCTTTTCTCAGATCTTTACAAAAATACCCCCTCAAAAAATTCTATTTTCAAGCGTactctttttcttatttctattttctcttttcaattttaaactCTTCTTCCATAGTTTAGATCGTGCCTTCTCTTTCGTTAATTTTTCCCTCAATTCAAATGTTCTTTCTCTTTTTAATATAATCATctccaaaaatcaaattcctTGTTCATGCTCTTTGTTGATTCGGAGTTTAATTTCAGTCTCTacttaaaaaggtaaaagacCGGATCTTTtcttatctttttaaatttagggtTTGTAATTCTTAAtaatacttttaatattttatatcccGATTgtctttaatttcaaaaaaaaaaatgtgctAGATGGAAATCTTCTTATAAGGTGTGCCAATCTCGCTCAGTTTATCAAAGGTAATTCTTGTTTATGTTTTGATTCTAAGTATGTGATtctacaaaaatagaaaaatgcaCTAGTCTTCAATCCTTCCGCTCCTCGGTCGAGTCTAGCTTCACTCTTATGAATACTCGTTTTGAGTCGTTCGGTACTTCAATCACTAATGCTCACTCTATGTATGATCGTCATTTTGAGAGTATAGGGAGGGACATGAGTGTGTTACATCTTTATCACAATATTGGTTTGAGAGTTACACCGCTCCGATGGATGATGATTTTTTGGCGCATGACGTGGATGCTTTTGATGGTGGTGACGCTTGATTTTACTTGGTTTTTAtattcttttgtttctttttttagaGACATATGGACACATGTGTTTTGATAGCTTTTAACTATATACCTTATGTTGGTTTTTTAGGTTGTTGTTTAGACCTTTTTCGACCACTGTTTAGCTCCTTTGCGTTTGGCTTTATATTGTGTTTGAATTCCTTTGCATTACCATTGTTCTTTATTAATGTTGTTTTAAGGCCTTAGCCATATGTTTCTTTTTATATgatgatgttttttttaaatatttgctaTGTTGTTTTTCCCGTAGTTTGATGTTATTTACTTttgatctctttttctttcCGCTCCTTTTGCAtggttatatattttttttttttgcatatagCAAATCGGAGGAaaacatttaaacatttcacttgttaaatattatctaaaatgaattaaaattaatttagaaacCTTAAGTTGTTATCACATTGAGAGGGAGTTCACTCACTCTAtttcttaatttgtttttaggTCAATTgcttttctatataaaaaaggGGGGAATGTTCGACCATGTGTCATTTAACctcattttgatatatttaatcAATTGACATTTATTTAAATCTAACTTGTTTCAAGCTATCGTGCAGTGTTTCCTGGGCATTTTTATGAACTTCATGTTTTAAACGATCGTTCatatttttgtttcaattttagcTTTTCGATTCAAGACAGTTTAGGGAACGTTCAAAATAAAATGAACGTACTAATAACTATTCAAATTACTTTTCGAACGTTGAAAGTGAACAATCGTGCACTCTTTTGAACGACCATTTAGTTTGTTCTGACACTTCGTCAATGAAGATTTTCAAGGAAAAATATGGGGAAGAAATTAGCTTGAACCAATGGGACTTTAACACATCATCAATAAGCCATTAAAGACTTGTTCTAACCCATTGAGTTTAGTTAGAACAATTATTGCAAACCTTCAAAACTCTCAACTACCAAAAGAATATTAAATATTCAGCGTTCAATATTTCACTTTTATTCCTTTATTTTAGCTCATCAAAATGTAAATAATAATCTCAGTTCTGAAGAAACTCAACTCGTTCAATAGCAAATAAACTCGCCCAAGTGGAAGCTCAATCGCCGCCGATCACTCCTCCGGCGAGCTCGACCCAATTATCTATGCTTGTTGAGTTCTACGCTTGCTGAGTCAGAATATACAAATTATTGGGATGGATAATTAATTAACTCAAAATTGCATGATTTTGTGCagcttaattaattattttaccgTAATATAATCAATAATATATTGGTATATAGATTAAAGATTGTATGCAGAGTTGTAAATTTGAAGATATAATGATGATTAGCGGTGTAGGaagaaaaaattagaaaaatgaaTTTGTTATCATTATTTTGAAGCAGCTAATTATCTTTGAATTTGGCGAGGATGAAATCTTTTTGTACttcaattgtttttttgttttaattcacttgtataatgtttataaatatatgatatgtgagttttttgttttcaatattACATTAAGTACTATTTAcaatatatgtgaaaatataaagtatcgatttaaacattttttaagtgaaaagttatcaatttgatgtttgagggtgcaattgaaaccgaaaggtcataatttggataaaattggtgatttgCAATGTGAAGGTGCAATCGAATtagggctaaaaggtgagggttttttaaagGGATTAGTCTAAATTTAATAAAGGTATTGTATAGTAATTGGTTCTGCttattatgtatatacatattggatacaTAATACACCATTGATACATAACAAGTAAATCGTCGATACATCATATATATACGACTAACACATTGTAGGTAGattcttttttatcttttttaattattttaacgaaataaatttgtggtaattttctgaaatacatgtttcggtaacttatttacacatttacCTGTCAaattttgacttttcttttctgatttttttatttacgaagaatactttctttttaatttcacaaacacctttttcggttttcaatttcggtttttggttttttcggttcgtTCGATGGAACCACCGATTGCACAGTCCTATtgttcagtttttaataatttcttctcttttttatagattttttcctggatttttttatactgtaacaatagtgtttttatagtgtaaacttagtgtatatatagtgtatatatcgtgtatatataatgtatttatagtgtatttatggaattttatagtgtttttgtggtttttaccatgaaaacactgcaaatacaccataaacactgtaaatgcaccatagatataataaaaaacggcaaaaatacaacaaaaaaacatagatatcccaaaaaacaccagaaatacactataaatataccaaaaatacactaaaacgtaaatatattataaaattactacaaatacaccataaatcaatttgttctttacaatcagtagcaataaacatatttatgaataaaaaaagacaaaataaataattatatgaataatagaacaattttataaacaaaaaattatacatctacaataatttatttacaaaatgtttaaatcattacaaaaaaccaaaaaaaattacacaaatctaaaaaagagtcgagaaatccatagcgcgaacgaaAAAGATGAACGGAAAAACGACTGGAAACGatgagaaatccatcggaagcaGACGAACGGTAGCGCGAACGAAAAAGACGAATGAAAAAATAACCGGAtgagacaaactgaaaatcaaacgaaaaagaaaaataaaagaagagagaactttgaaagagaagaaaaataagagagaaaaaaaagagtggttatgtaaaaatttaacttaaaatgagataagacttctaTATATAGtgggtacttttgtaaataagttagaaaaataggTAACGTAGAAAATATgggaaaaatagtaaaaaatggTATAAATAAGCTTCAAAAACAGGTATTTGGTGAGAATATCACAATAAATTTTGCAGATATaccatttattataatttttagaatcTGTCTTCAACtcaaaatgattatttttaacaaaataaattttaaaatggctgatacattataaatacattGCAGATACATCGTAATACATTGCTGATATATCGTAAATATACATTCTTCTCATTTTTGACATGGCTAGTTTAATATCTCAGTTGCATCACGATAACATTGTATATACATTCTAACAAGGCAATTTGCAACAAAGAAAAACAACATTTGAGTTCATGATAACATTGTATATACATTATAACAAGGTAatttgcaacaaaaaaaaaacaacatttgAGTAACACTGTAGATGCCTTCCTTTAGCTGACAAATAAAAGTAAATCAGATATCCCTATTTAAAGAACCGTATTCATAACACTCTCTCTAAACTTTTCTCGCTCAattctctctttctttttcacaaaccCTAGTAGCCTCCTTTTTGggggaggtggtttttggccaaAGTTTTGGTCAAAAATCACCTCCTCACACTCAAATTTTCTTATAAATcgtataaaataaatgattcTATCATATGAGtaattttattgttgttttttttcattttgggtTCCTAATCTCTATGAGTTCATCATTTTTATAGAGTATTGTCTTCATCAAAGATGGAGTTTTTGCAAGAAATCGTCTACTTAAAAGATTAATTTACAAATTCAGATCTTTTCAACTTGATTATTGTTCCTTAGATCCTAGATCTATGACTTTtcttgttataattatttagatttgtaatttattattGTCTTTTAAtcagatttatttttaaatctagtTATTTTAGCTTATGTATTTGGGTGACTTTTGGTGGTTAGTTTACCCCtattcgatgactgtatttttagAGCTCTCATCATCCTCTCTAGAATAGTTTACTCAATGTGTTGAGAAACCGTTtatgtaatttttgttattattaatggaaattttacCCTTGGAAAAAAAAGAACCCCATTGTGACAACCACATCCTCGACTAATCCAAGTTTATGAGTTCTTGGAGACCTGCAACAAATTCAtctaacaataaaaaataagtacAATTGTCTAATTAGTTAAATTGGTTGA is a window of Mercurialis annua linkage group LG2, ddMerAnnu1.2, whole genome shotgun sequence DNA encoding:
- the LOC126669860 gene encoding probable disease resistance protein At4g27220 isoform X2, yielding MDYQSKIPPHVLTEDEAWALFKTTAHLDDHSSDVAKMVLKQCSRLPLVIMSVGNALRDKPVGACQQAFEKLRDGECLEIQDSDIEEMAYRSLKFSFDELPREETKRCLILCSLFPKDRDVCVEDLTRYALGLRLYQHSQSIKDVSNEVLDAIRELKCSYFLLEGDTKGHVKMDRLVHDVVVLIGKRYSVVTDSKMEEKFIAGGGTGFNEWPTDERFRDYAALSFLDNEIARLPDKLPCPKLEMLLLSRRALSPEGYTSSHQECTDVPDGCIEGMEKLKILSLTRGNLSVYSLKSLTNLHILELKYCNFTLAGNSTADNSSLRNLKKLEILSFYGSEISELPNELGELENLKLLELTNCYGLDRISSNMIRKLSKLEELHVGVFEDWDVQLLLELNSLHHLDILSLAYRISFPESFVFSSLTAYHLHICDCECPRFLSRLRYPTSRIICIIATEEIVDACEELFANVYNLHIECSDTCFQNMVPDISPMGFQELHRLELYGCEMECLISTTKQQQQQVAENAFSHMVELEIGNTTLKELCDGLPPKRFLENLHTLTISYCEQMNTIFPAKLLRGVKKLESVMVEDCDNLQYVFQLEEFDQVDEQFARLTSLELKNTDKLLFIWNGPTRLVNLKSLTRLILWNCGSLISVFSPSVAQSLVHLEKLDIGGCAKLEHIITEVVDDEEPLKGHPPSYLQNLKVVQIESCNRLLYVLPISMAQDLMKLEEIIISDAAQLNQVFGNCKGPSLLSRHANDNPLLPVPRKLEIKDPYWFSRNNAVVLPSLSRVQIEKCPQLAMNSLLWALPEASRDSEQQKVSYAERIPLETLDLKGLSQLEHIIAVEDDDVEKGLSSLKTHFQAISFSSLQKLRITECNKLKILLPVEIARDLQLLTEIYVKSCNQLVAIFGNEDQAHIDAMEEITFPKLLELCLEELPNLITFGPQEYHFVFSSLECLRVETCPKMTTRFTTAAGCYHSYPIRGKRSWEELNSTLT
- the LOC126669860 gene encoding probable disease resistance protein At4g27220 isoform X1, which translates into the protein MDYQSKIPPHVLTEDEAWALFKTTAHLDDHSSDVAKMVLKQCSRLPLVIMSVGNALRDKPVGACQQAFEKLRDGECLEIQDSDIEEMAYRSLKFSFDELPREETKRCLILCSLFPKDRDVCVEDLTRYALGLRLYQHSQSIKDVSNEVLDAIRELKCSYFLLEGDTKGHVKMDRLVHDVVVLIGKRYSVVTDSKMEEKFIAGGGTGFNEWPTDERFRDYAALSFLDNEIARLPDKLPCPKLEMLLLSRRALSPEGYTSSHQECTDVPDGCIEGMEKLKILSLTRGNLSVYSLKSLTNLHILELKYCNFTLAGNSTADNSSLRNLKKLEILSFYGSEISELPNELGELENLKLLELTNCYGLDRISSNMIRKLSKLEELHVGVFEDWDVQLLLELNSLHHLDILSLAYRISFPESFVFSSLTAYHLHICDCECPRFLSRLRYPTSRIICIIATEEIVDACEELFANVYNLHIECSDTCFQNMVPDISPMGFQELHRLELYGCEMECLISTTKQQQQQVAENAFSHMVELEIGNTTLKELCDGLPPKRFLENLHTLTISYCEQMNTIFPAKLLRGVKKLESVMVEDCDNLQYVFQLEEFDQVDEQFARLTSLELKNTDKLLFIWNGPTRLVNLKSLTRLILWNCGSLISVFSPSVAQSLVHLEKLDIGGCAKLEHIITEVVDDEEPLKGHPPSYLQNLKVVQIESCNRLLYVLPISMAQDLMKLEEIIISDAAQLNQVFGNCKGPSLLSRHANDNPLLPVPRKLEIKDPYWFSRNNAVVLPSLSRVQIEKCPQLAMNSLLWALPEFLRKKMVQASRDSEQQKVSYAERIPLETLDLKGLSQLEHIIAVEDDDVEKGLSSLKTHFQAISFSSLQKLRITECNKLKILLPVEIARDLQLLTEIYVKSCNQLVAIFGNEDQAHIDAMEEITFPKLLELCLEELPNLITFGPQEYHFVFSSLECLRVETCPKMTTRFTTAAGCYHSYPIRGKRSWEELNSTLT